AGGCTCTGGTTGCCGGAGTTCCCAGTCCGCTGTCTTTCATTGCATAACGCAACTCTTCATCTTCGATCTCCTTACCTGAGGTTTCCAGTGCTTTTAACAAAGATGCCTCATTGTATAAAGGTTTAGGCTTGGTCTGCTTCTCTAATAATGCCTTTTCTACAATAGGCAAAAGTTCACCCTTTTTAACCTTTGGAAGAGAAGGGTTATCCTCGTCTTTCTTATCTTCTTCTTTATCATTTAATACCGATCGCCATCCTGCCGAGCGGATAACTGTTCCATTGGCAATAAACAGGGAACCGGATTCAATAGTTATTTTAGTTACCTCTTTCACACATTCCTGGTGGAAAGCTTCCAGCATACGGCCCACTACCATATCATAAACAGCTTGTTTATCGGAACTTAAGTGGGCAGGGGTTTCACCGGTTGGTAAAATAGCGTGGTGATCCGTAACTTTTTTCGCATTCACACTCCTTTTATTCAAAGGTATAGTCATCAGAAATTCAGCTTGTTTTCCAAAATCCGGATGTGTCGTCAGCTGTGTAATCAACTGAGGAACACCAGCAAAAACATCGTCTCCAATGTATCTGCTACCTGTACGCGGGTAGGAAACCAGTTTACTTTCATATAAATTCTGTAGCAAATTCAGTGTCTGATCTGCTGTATAGCCTTTACGCTTATTGGCTTCCTGCTGTAAACTACTTAAATCATGCAATAAAGGAGGTGGCTCTTTACGTGGTTTGGCTTCTACATCCAGAATCTTTCCTCCGGTGGGAAATCCGGAACCAACATCTTCAATCTTATCAAATAATACCTGCGCTTCTTCTTTTACATTGAAGTTGACTGTAGAGACAGCTTTAAAAAGCTGTCCGTCTTTATCCAGCTGTATACCCAGCTGATAATATAATTGTGGTACAAAATTTTTGGTTTCAATAAATCTGGAGCAGATCATCGCTAAAGTAGGTGTTTGTACCCTGCCCAGAGAAAGTACTGATCTTGCACCAGCTGATATACTCAAAGCCTGAGTCGCATTCATTCCAACCAGCCAGTCAGATTCTGATCTGCAATGTGCCGAATTGAACAAAGTATCATAATCAGTACCGGGCTTCAGGTTCCGGAATCCTTCTTTAATAGCTTCATCAGTCTGCGAAGAGATCCAAAGTCTTTTAAAAGGCTTTTTACATTTCAGGAAATAGTAGATATAGCGGAAAATGAGTTCACCTTCCCTCCCGGCATCCGTTGCTACAATAATCTCTGTAGCCTCATCAAAAAGTTTTTTGATAATATCAAGCTGCTTCCTGACCCCGGGATCTTCAACCAGGCCGTCCTTGGTTTTAATTTTCCGGATTGCCAGTTTAAACTTAGCAGGAAGCATGGGCAGATGTTGCCTTCTCCAGCCAATGAAGCCATATTCCTGCGGAGGTGCCAATTGCAGCAGATGTCCGAACGCCCAGGTAAAAGTATAGCCTTTCCCCTCAATGTATCCGTCTTTTCTACCCGTTGCGCCAAATACTTTAGCTAATTCACGTGCAACGGATGGTTTCTCTGCAATTACAATCTTCATCTATTCTCCTTTTTTAGAATCTCTAAATTTCATCAAAATACTTCACATTAAAAAACCATTAACTCGTTTGACGGCTGTATTCAACTGCACAAAGTCTTCAGGGAATATGATGTCAACAAACAGGTTACGGGCTTTTTAACTCTCATTATCAGAGAGATCCGGCATGCTTTGTGTTACCTGCGCAGAAGCTGAAAGGATGTTAAAAAAAATTGAAAGCCTTAAATTGGAGATAACAAATCCAGACCTGCCTTAAAGGTATTACAATGCGCTTCTACAATATCTTTAATCGAGGGTGAATACCCTCCTCCCATACTCACCTGCACCGGCAGCCCGTGTTCTTTGCAAAACTGAAAAACCATGCTGTCCCGCGCCATGCATCCTTGCTTACTCATACCCAGTTTTCCTAACTTATCTGTAGCTAAAACGTCCACACCTGATAAATAAAAAACAAACTCAGGTTGATGCCGCTGGTAAAGTTCTGGCAGCACATGTGCAAGCAAAGAAAGATAAACATCATCCCCGGTCCCCACATCCAACCCAATATCCCAATCAGAAACCTCTTTGCGGAAAGGAAAGTTCTTTTCCCCATGCATAGAAAAAGTAAATACACCCGGTACATTTTCCAGAATCTGAGCTGTACCATTCCCCTGATGCACATCTAAATCTATAATCAAAATCCGTTTATAAATTCCTTTACTCAACAGATAATTCGCAGCAATTGCCTGATCATTCAATAAACAAAACCCTTCGCCCCAATCAGAACCCGCATGATGTGTTCCACCAGCCACATTAAAAGCAAGACCAGACTCTTTGGCGAACAAAGCTCCGTCAATAGTTCCCTGCGCAATTCTCAGCTCGCGTTCCAATAACTGCGCATTGAGCGGGAAACCGATCCTGCGCTGTTCTCTTGGCGGTAAAGTAAAATCTCTCAATTGTGCCCAATATCCAGGATCATGTGATAACAATACAATCTCTTCACTCAGCTGTTCAGGTGCAAAAAGCTGATCTGTAGTAATCACGCCCTCATGTAATAACTGTTCCGGTATCAATTCATACTTTAACATCGGGAAACGATGCCCCTCCGGTAAAGGATGTGCATATATAGGATGATAAGCTATTTTTGTCATTTAATTCAGAATCTCCCCCACATGCTTTTCAATATTATTACAAATCTCATCTACAGGCAAATCATTCGCATCCTGCCCGAATGGATTTTCTATTTCCTCAGCAATCAGCTCCAAACTCGCCAGTACATATAATATAAATGGTACGATCGGAATCACGAAATAACCCAGGCTAAAAACCCAGCCGAATGGCAAGGTGATCACATAGATAAACAAGAACTTTTTGATAAAAGCACTATAAGAAAAAGGAATGGGCGTCTTTTTGATCCGCTCACATCCTCCGCAAATATCCGTAAAACGGTTCAGATCGCCACTCAATATAATCAGTTGTTCCCCGGAAATCTTACCCGCTGCTTCTAAATCGAAAATCCGCGCAGAAAGACTTGCTGCAACCTGATTAGGAATATGCTTCCCCCCATCAACCTCCACCAAAAAACTGTTTTTACCGAAATATTGCTTTTCCCGCAAATGTTCTTTCAATGCAAAAGCATACTTAGGAATCGCATAGCTGAAATATTCATACTCCTTTTCACCTAACTTTAAAGATTTGATCTTGATAGCCAGGTTACGGCTGATATTTGTCAGTTCCCCTAATAATCTTCTGCCCTCCCACCAACGGTCATAAGAAGTATTTGTCCGGAAAACCAATAACATGGAAATCACAAACCCCAGCAGACTATGCATCATACCGATATTCTTGACTGTCGCCGTTTGTGCTAACTTTAAAAAATGAAGCTCCGTATAGGCAATGATACCAGAAAATACAGCAACACTAAGCATGAGCGGCCATAATTTCCGAAACGTATCCGCCTTATGGATATGAAAAATAAAGGTGAACCAATCTTTAGGATTGTAATTTATCATACGGCAATCTCTTTACTTATTTTCAATAACAATTCACCTGTCAGGAACACATCCTCAAAAGAATTATATAAAGGTACAGGACTCAAACGAATCACGTTCGGCTCTCTCCAGTCACCCAATACATTATGCGCGACCAGTTTCTCAAAAACTCCTTTGGCATTTCCAGAAGCAATAATAGAAACCTGCGTACCCCTGTCATTTTCATTTTCCGGTGTTATCACCTGGTACTGCTGATGCCCGATAGCCAGATTCACCTGGTCTATGATATAAATCAAATATGCTGTTAAAAGCTTACTCTTATCCCTGATAGGCCCCATAAAACCAGCAGCTTCAAAAATTTGCAGCGAAGCATAGTATAAAGCCATTGGCATCACCTGCGAACAGCTGATCTGCCAGCCGTCTGCTCCCGGTTCAGGTACAAAACCCTTTTCCATCTTAAAACGGGTAGATTCTTTATATCCCCACCATCCTGCAAAACGGTTCAATGCATCATCTTCAAAATGTTTCTCATGAACAAATATGCCGCCTATTCCTCCAGGTCCGCTATTCTGATATTTATAGGAACACCAGCAAGCGAAATCTATATCCCAATCATGCAATTGCACGGGAACATTCCCAGCGGCATGTGCCAGATCAAATCCTACAACTGCGCCAGCAGCATGACCAGCTTCAGTAATAGCCTTCATATCAAACCACTGACCTGTAAAGTAGTTAATTCCACCAAACAAAACCAAGGCCAGCTCATCTGCATTTTCAGCAATGCGTGCAATAATATCTGCTGTTCTTAAGGTATATTCACCAGCTCTTGGAGCGACCTCAATAATGGCTTCTGCGGGATCATAACCATGAAAACGAACCTGACTTTCTAATGCATACTGATCAGAAGGAAAAGCGCCGGCTTCCATAATGATCTTAAATCTTTTCTGCTGCGGGCGATAAAAACTCACCAGTAATAAATGAAGATTAACCGTCAGCGTATTCATGGGGCAAACTTCCGCAGGAAGCGCACCTACAATCGGTGCCATTAATTTCTTAAGCTCTTTATGATAAAACATCCATGGGCTATCTCCCTCAAACCAGCCTTCTACTGCCAGGTTCTGCCAGTTGTCTAATTCTTTTCCAAGCACCTCACGTGCAGATTTGGGCTGAAGTCCGAGTGAATTGCCACACAGATATATAAAAGGTTTACCATTTTGCTGTGGAAATAAAAATTCATCACGGAATTTTCGCAAGGGATCTTGTTGATCCATCGTCCTGGCAAATGATAATGTATTTTGAAAGTTCATATTTTCGTAATTATTCGGCTCAACGTAATGCTTTTTGCAATTTTAAGCATTATGGTTTGAAAACTGATCAATAATTTCCATCACAGTCAGCCCATCTGCTGCAATACAAGGATTAGCCGATTCATTTAAGAAATAGCGAACAGTTGCCTCAATCATCGGTTGTTGTACATGCTGAAGTGCATCGAAATTAAAAATAGTTGTTTCTCCGTTTACTGTTAGCTCTATTTTACCTGGTCCAAAAACAGCAAAAGAGATAGTACCTTTTGATCCGGTAATCGTGCAAAGGTCTTTTTGAGTGGCTAAAGGCATATCAAAGCACCACGTTCCATTAAAAAACACGTTATTTTTGAATTTCAATACTCCTGTCACCAGGTCATCTGCCTGGTATAAACCGCCTTGATTACCTGAAATTCCAATTGCTTTTTCAATTGGCCCGAAAAAATATAACATCAGGTCTAATTGATGAGGTGCGATGTCATGAAACAAGCCGCCGCCAGCAATCGCAGGATCTATACGCCACTGAATTTTCGGATCTGCCAGTTCCTGCGTTGTCAGGGATGGTTGTAAATAATCAAGCTTGATAAACTTGACAGCTCCAATCGCCTGTTCGTCCAGCAGTGCTTTAATTTTTTTAAAGACTGGTTGTTCTCTGCGGTAATGTGCAATAGTTAGCTTCCTGTTATATAATGAAGCAGCTTCAACCATTTTTTTACCCGCCGCTGCATGGACAGCCATTGGCTTCTCCACATAGACATGTTTTCCCGCCTTTAGGGCTGCAATTGTTAATTCTTCGTGTGATAATGGTGGTGTCGCAATATATATGGCATTGATTTCAGGGTCATCAATTAATTCCTGTGTATTGTTATACCATTTTGGGATTTGGTGTCTCTTCGCATAATCTTCCGCTTTCTCAGCATTTCTGCTCATCACAGCTACTAAACCAGAATTAGCAACTTTATTAAAAGCAGGGCCGCTTTTTACTTCTGTCACGTCTCCGCATCCAATCATTCCCCATTTTATTGTATTCTGCATTTTATTTAGTTTAAGCTGGTAAATATGATAATAATCCTGAAACCCAAAAAGCGTATAGCGATTGTAAATAATATACAGTCTCTATACGCTCTATTGAAAAGGTAAAAAACTTAAACAGCCTGTTCCTTAACTTCCATTGCAAAAGCGACAGGGTTAACCAAAGTCCCGATTACTTCGGGAGTTGGTACATCTGTACTTTCACTATATCCATGTGTCAATAAACGGACCCTGTTGATGCAAACCCTTGCGAATTCAGGAACAAACAAATCAAATTTCGTGAATTTATCAGCCAGTTCAGGGTTTTCTTCCTGGAATTCTAAAATAGTATTCGCTACGTTTTTCCAGAATTCTTCTTCATTCAAACCGGCATAAGAATGGAAAACATTACTTAAATACCTGAATACAGCATCAAAAATCCCTGATAAAATGAATAACGGCGCCAATTCATCATCAATTTCTCTCAGCACATTAACCAGATCCTCCGGCAATTTAGCTTTTGATTCTTCTGTCAATACGATCTCTTCTACAAAGTCTTTAATGATGATCCGCTGAGGGATATAATCTTTCATCACCAAAATCGTATTTTCTCCATGCGGACTAAAGAAAAAAGCATGCTTATAAAATATTCTTAAGATTGGTTTAAGGTAAGCCTTTAAATAAGCCTGAAGCCATTCTTGCGGGGTAATTCCTGATTTTTCAATCATTGCCCCAACAAGGCTTTTCCCCTGATCATCGACATACAGCAAACTTGCCATCGTCATAATTTTCTCTCCTTCATGAAGGTAATTCTCTGCGCTTTCTCTCCAGATTACGCCTAAAAACTCCTGATACTGATAAGGAGACTGAGGGATTGCACTATACTGAGGATGAGTATAGGCAGCTGTTGCCACTTCTCCTAATAAAACTACCTTAGTTTCTTTCAGATAGTCATCGCCGTCCAGCATATCTTTTGCCCATTGGGTAACTCTTGGGGCAATCGCTAGTTTTTTAGGAGATAAACCCCTGAATATCGAAGTATTTAAGATAGAAATCGCAGTTTTAACGTAGTGTTTACGTGGATTACTTATATTGAAGAAAGTACGGATACTTTGCTGGCATTTATAAAGATCATTACCTAAAGCCAATGGCACAACATATTGACTGGCAATATCATGGGCAAGCTGTAAAACGATCTTGTTATTCCATTGCCATTCATGAACAGGAATAAACAGATAATCCGACGGATTTAAGTGCTTTGCGCTCAATATTTCATTAAACTGGTTAAGCTGCTCAAAACCTAATTCATCTTCATAAAAAGAGGCCATATCGATGGATGCCAGAGATTTAAAGTCAGCACGTTTTTTATGAACAGCTAACCAGGCTAATTGTGTAGACTGCCCTGCTTCCGGTGCATATTTACCCTGATCACTGTGGTTAAATCCAATCCTGCCTTTATTAATGGTTGC
The sequence above is drawn from the Pedobacter cryoconitis genome and encodes:
- a CDS encoding DNA topoisomerase: MKIVIAEKPSVARELAKVFGATGRKDGYIEGKGYTFTWAFGHLLQLAPPQEYGFIGWRRQHLPMLPAKFKLAIRKIKTKDGLVEDPGVRKQLDIIKKLFDEATEIIVATDAGREGELIFRYIYYFLKCKKPFKRLWISSQTDEAIKEGFRNLKPGTDYDTLFNSAHCRSESDWLVGMNATQALSISAGARSVLSLGRVQTPTLAMICSRFIETKNFVPQLYYQLGIQLDKDGQLFKAVSTVNFNVKEEAQVLFDKIEDVGSGFPTGGKILDVEAKPRKEPPPLLHDLSSLQQEANKRKGYTADQTLNLLQNLYESKLVSYPRTGSRYIGDDVFAGVPQLITQLTTHPDFGKQAEFLMTIPLNKRSVNAKKVTDHHAILPTGETPAHLSSDKQAVYDMVVGRMLEAFHQECVKEVTKITIESGSLFIANGTVIRSAGWRSVLNDKEEDKKDEDNPSLPKVKKGELLPIVEKALLEKQTKPKPLYNEASLLKALETSGKEIEDEELRYAMKDSGLGTPATRASIIETLITREYIMREKRNLVPTFKGLAVYDVVKDQKIAQAELTGSWEKRLEEIRSGASVADFKAEISEYTRSITNELLAAGAGLAEKLVPKKEDPAVV
- a CDS encoding histone deacetylase, which translates into the protein MTKIAYHPIYAHPLPEGHRFPMLKYELIPEQLLHEGVITTDQLFAPEQLSEEIVLLSHDPGYWAQLRDFTLPPREQRRIGFPLNAQLLERELRIAQGTIDGALFAKESGLAFNVAGGTHHAGSDWGEGFCLLNDQAIAANYLLSKGIYKRILIIDLDVHQGNGTAQILENVPGVFTFSMHGEKNFPFRKEVSDWDIGLDVGTGDDVYLSLLAHVLPELYQRHQPEFVFYLSGVDVLATDKLGKLGMSKQGCMARDSMVFQFCKEHGLPVQVSMGGGYSPSIKDIVEAHCNTFKAGLDLLSPI
- a CDS encoding bestrophin family protein; the protein is MINYNPKDWFTFIFHIHKADTFRKLWPLMLSVAVFSGIIAYTELHFLKLAQTATVKNIGMMHSLLGFVISMLLVFRTNTSYDRWWEGRRLLGELTNISRNLAIKIKSLKLGEKEYEYFSYAIPKYAFALKEHLREKQYFGKNSFLVEVDGGKHIPNQVAASLSARIFDLEAAGKISGEQLIILSGDLNRFTDICGGCERIKKTPIPFSYSAFIKKFLFIYVITLPFGWVFSLGYFVIPIVPFILYVLASLELIAEEIENPFGQDANDLPVDEICNNIEKHVGEILN
- the kynU gene encoding kynureninase, translated to MNFQNTLSFARTMDQQDPLRKFRDEFLFPQQNGKPFIYLCGNSLGLQPKSAREVLGKELDNWQNLAVEGWFEGDSPWMFYHKELKKLMAPIVGALPAEVCPMNTLTVNLHLLLVSFYRPQQKRFKIIMEAGAFPSDQYALESQVRFHGYDPAEAIIEVAPRAGEYTLRTADIIARIAENADELALVLFGGINYFTGQWFDMKAITEAGHAAGAVVGFDLAHAAGNVPVQLHDWDIDFACWCSYKYQNSGPGGIGGIFVHEKHFEDDALNRFAGWWGYKESTRFKMEKGFVPEPGADGWQISCSQVMPMALYYASLQIFEAAGFMGPIRDKSKLLTAYLIYIIDQVNLAIGHQQYQVITPENENDRGTQVSIIASGNAKGVFEKLVAHNVLGDWREPNVIRLSPVPLYNSFEDVFLTGELLLKISKEIAV
- a CDS encoding Gfo/Idh/MocA family protein, whose amino-acid sequence is MQNTIKWGMIGCGDVTEVKSGPAFNKVANSGLVAVMSRNAEKAEDYAKRHQIPKWYNNTQELIDDPEINAIYIATPPLSHEELTIAALKAGKHVYVEKPMAVHAAAGKKMVEAASLYNRKLTIAHYRREQPVFKKIKALLDEQAIGAVKFIKLDYLQPSLTTQELADPKIQWRIDPAIAGGGLFHDIAPHQLDLMLYFFGPIEKAIGISGNQGGLYQADDLVTGVLKFKNNVFFNGTWCFDMPLATQKDLCTITGSKGTISFAVFGPGKIELTVNGETTIFNFDALQHVQQPMIEATVRYFLNESANPCIAADGLTVMEIIDQFSNHNA
- a CDS encoding IucA/IucC family protein — protein: MNYNHFDNIKPLKKAVWDKVNLNYIAKAIVELMHEKLAVPEITGTDAAGLTHFRLNTDHENIYYTFAASLRALDYWHIQKESLRKFVDEAAVPLNNAPAFFTETQQTFGVKSFTLAHFVEETLNTLYADAFIHEKGRLTADQLADADYQTIESQMDGHPWATINKGRIGFNHSDQGKYAPEAGQSTQLAWLAVHKKRADFKSLASIDMASFYEDELGFEQLNQFNEILSAKHLNPSDYLFIPVHEWQWNNKIVLQLAHDIASQYVVPLALGNDLYKCQQSIRTFFNISNPRKHYVKTAISILNTSIFRGLSPKKLAIAPRVTQWAKDMLDGDDYLKETKVVLLGEVATAAYTHPQYSAIPQSPYQYQEFLGVIWRESAENYLHEGEKIMTMASLLYVDDQGKSLVGAMIEKSGITPQEWLQAYLKAYLKPILRIFYKHAFFFSPHGENTILVMKDYIPQRIIIKDFVEEIVLTEESKAKLPEDLVNVLREIDDELAPLFILSGIFDAVFRYLSNVFHSYAGLNEEEFWKNVANTILEFQEENPELADKFTKFDLFVPEFARVCINRVRLLTHGYSESTDVPTPEVIGTLVNPVAFAMEVKEQAV